In Candidatus Defluviilinea proxima, a single genomic region encodes these proteins:
- a CDS encoding lamin tail domain-containing protein — protein sequence MRLRQPFSRSLFFLFLLTCLLTGLVGVVDNSVPVKAASSNIVISQVYGGGGNSGATYTNDYVELFNLGATTVSLSGWSIQYASATSTSWATTNLSGSIAPGQYYLVQLAGGANGSTLPTPDLSGSLNLSSTDGKVALVSSTTALTGNGCPFAGSVIDFVGYGTADCSETTNAPAPSSTTADMRVDACRDIDNNSVEFSANPTNPHNSATLPVPCLRVINVDSTSASPWTYTAGANITIAVTFSNAVTVDLTNGSPTLALETGSTDTRATYAGGSGTSTLTFNYLVASGDTSGDLDYVATNSLSLNGSTITGAAGDASLTLPTPTVTCPSLTTPCSLGANKDIRIDNGNGVAPSILSFARQPASSLPTRADSLVFRVTFNEAVIGVDTGDFIVTGTTATPPVSVTLISSGIYDVTVSGGNLNNLNGTVGLNLNAGQNITDAVLIPLPNGEPTIDETYTLDNTPPTVTIDQSSSQMDPTSVTPINFDVVFSEDIDVSTFTAADISLSGTATFATWGIVDSGNHRNFTISATSISPNGTVIPRIVANRVSDLAGNLNAVNSTTVTDGSVTFGDTTAPTVTINQASGQADPTASFPVNFTVVFSEPISSSIFTSSDITQNGTATGVSWSITNSGDNRTFTVSATAAITGTIQPSIAANRVTDLVGNNNTASTSTDNTVVYETTRPSVTVNQAVAQADPTSVLPINFTVVFSEPINTSTFAVADITQAGTATGITWVITDSGDHRMFTLSATNLGTKGTLIPAIGVNKVTDLAGNNNLASTSTDNSVTSTAVLPTPTRTPTRTPTTTPTLGIIISEVAWMGTSSSTSGDEWVELYNGGSTVVDLSNWTLESTDGAIDITFLSTDPNHTINPGAYFILAKAGTFTDVTINKTITASFSDGGKSLELRNSAGVLIDTANSNGGAWPAGKTTSTIYATMERHAGTTLDIDANWYTFAGTPTTHARDGIKLVYGTPGYANWAASVTATPSPIPTGTRAPTKTATLAPPPPPPLLAINEFVPRPGHDWNNDGVVNTGDEYIELLNHGVIDVNLSNYRLDDEANVGSPLYSLPSVTLKPGERVVFYGKETGLLLGDGGDGVRLLKSNGQLVDAYNYSVVDFPDQSYCRLPDNGGADDWNTNCYPTPGLQNSLSGTVLRPPTQNDEDNPLCPIADTLPQEFVLAECSPFGNNIWSRYYWDKFGWYGEKSLLNVNSKWDVYAD from the coding sequence ATGCGCCTTCGCCAGCCCTTTTCCCGCTCTTTATTCTTTCTTTTTCTCTTAACCTGCCTGTTGACTGGGCTGGTCGGGGTTGTGGATAATTCTGTACCTGTAAAGGCGGCGTCTTCGAATATTGTTATTAGTCAAGTTTATGGCGGTGGGGGAAACTCAGGTGCGACTTATACGAACGATTATGTGGAATTGTTCAATCTTGGTGCTACTACAGTCTCTCTTTCAGGTTGGTCAATTCAGTATGCATCAGCAACGAGTACATCATGGGCTACAACAAACCTTAGCGGATCGATTGCACCAGGTCAATATTACCTTGTTCAACTGGCTGGCGGGGCGAATGGTAGCACTTTACCTACACCTGACCTTAGTGGTTCGTTAAATTTAAGTTCCACAGATGGCAAGGTGGCATTAGTAAGCTCAACAACGGCCTTAACAGGGAACGGTTGTCCGTTTGCAGGGAGCGTTATTGATTTTGTTGGATATGGTACTGCTGATTGTAGTGAAACAACAAATGCTCCTGCACCAAGCAGTACTACAGCTGATATGCGAGTTGATGCATGCAGGGATATAGATAACAACAGCGTTGAGTTTTCAGCTAACCCAACAAATCCTCACAATTCAGCTACACTTCCTGTACCCTGCCTTCGGGTAATAAATGTTGACTCGACAAGTGCTTCTCCATGGACATATACAGCAGGAGCCAATATTACGATAGCTGTAACATTTAGCAATGCTGTAACAGTAGATCTGACGAATGGTTCACCGACACTTGCCCTTGAAACTGGATCAACAGATACAAGAGCGACTTATGCGGGTGGAAGTGGAACTTCTACGCTAACTTTTAATTACTTAGTAGCATCAGGAGATACTTCTGGGGATTTAGATTATGTTGCAACGAACTCACTTTCTCTAAATGGCAGTACTATTACTGGTGCGGCCGGTGATGCTAGTTTAACTCTTCCCACCCCAACTGTAACATGTCCATCTCTAACAACACCATGTTCTCTTGGCGCCAATAAAGACATTAGGATTGATAATGGAAATGGTGTTGCTCCAAGCATACTGTCTTTTGCTCGCCAGCCTGCCAGTTCTTTGCCTACAAGGGCAGACAGCCTTGTTTTTCGCGTTACTTTCAATGAGGCTGTAATTGGCGTAGACACAGGTGATTTTATTGTGACGGGAACAACAGCAACTCCACCAGTCTCTGTAACATTGATTAGCAGTGGAATATATGATGTGACGGTTTCTGGAGGCAATCTAAATAATTTAAACGGAACCGTTGGCCTGAATTTGAATGCAGGCCAAAACATAACCGATGCTGTTCTTATTCCCCTTCCCAACGGGGAGCCGACCATAGATGAGACCTACACATTAGACAATACACCTCCAACAGTGACAATTGATCAATCATCAAGTCAAATGGACCCAACATCGGTTACGCCGATCAATTTTGATGTTGTGTTTTCTGAAGACATTGATGTTAGCACTTTTACTGCTGCCGATATTTCGTTATCTGGAACTGCGACTTTTGCAACTTGGGGTATAGTTGATTCAGGTAATCATCGAAACTTCACCATATCAGCCACATCGATCTCTCCAAACGGAACGGTCATTCCCCGGATTGTGGCAAACCGAGTTTCAGATTTGGCAGGTAATCTTAACGCTGTAAATAGCACGACTGTTACAGATGGTTCCGTTACTTTTGGAGATACAACTGCCCCTACCGTTACTATCAACCAAGCAAGTGGACAAGCAGACCCTACCGCATCTTTTCCTGTTAACTTTACCGTCGTATTTTCCGAGCCCATCAGCTCCAGTATATTCACGTCATCTGATATCACACAAAATGGAACTGCAACCGGGGTCTCATGGAGTATTACGAATTCAGGTGATAACAGAACTTTCACCGTTTCTGCTACTGCAGCAATAACAGGAACGATACAGCCTTCCATTGCGGCAAATCGCGTCACGGACTTGGTAGGAAATAATAACACTGCGAGTACAAGCACAGATAATACAGTTGTTTATGAAACTACTCGCCCCAGTGTTACTGTAAATCAGGCAGTTGCGCAAGCCGACCCAACCAGTGTCTTACCGATCAACTTCACAGTGGTATTTTCCGAACCTATCAATACTAGTACCTTTGCAGTGGCGGATATTACCCAAGCCGGAACAGCAACAGGTATCACTTGGGTGATTACTGATTCAGGCGATCATAGAATGTTCACGCTTTCTGCAACTAATCTGGGCACTAAAGGAACTTTAATCCCAGCTATTGGCGTGAACAAAGTGACAGATCTTGCTGGAAACAATAATCTTGCTAGCACAAGCACTGACAACTCGGTCACTTCTACAGCTGTACTCCCAACACCCACGCGGACTCCAACACGGACGCCAACAACGACCCCTACACTGGGTATCATTATTAGCGAGGTAGCTTGGATGGGGACATCGTCCTCTACTTCTGGTGATGAGTGGGTTGAGCTTTATAACGGCGGTTCAACAGTTGTTGATCTGAGCAATTGGACGCTTGAGTCGACCGATGGCGCAATCGACATTACCTTTTTGTCTACTGACCCGAATCACACCATTAATCCGGGGGCATATTTTATATTGGCCAAGGCAGGTACTTTTACAGACGTGACCATCAATAAGACTATCACCGCCTCATTCAGCGATGGTGGCAAGTCTTTGGAATTGAGAAATAGTGCAGGTGTTCTGATCGATACTGCCAATTCAAACGGTGGAGCATGGCCTGCTGGCAAAACAACATCCACCATATATGCCACAATGGAGCGCCATGCAGGGACTACACTCGATATAGATGCCAATTGGTATACCTTTGCGGGAACGCCTACAACACACGCTCGTGACGGTATAAAATTGGTGTATGGTACGCCAGGATATGCTAACTGGGCGGCTTCTGTCACAGCTACACCTTCACCTATCCCTACAGGGACGCGTGCACCCACTAAGACTGCTACATTAGCACCTCCCCCGCCTCCACCTCTCCTTGCGATCAACGAGTTTGTTCCACGTCCCGGACATGATTGGAACAACGATGGTGTGGTCAACACCGGTGACGAATACATTGAATTGCTCAATCACGGTGTGATCGATGTGAATTTGAGCAACTACAGGCTAGATGATGAAGCTAATGTTGGGTCGCCACTTTACAGCCTTCCATCTGTCACATTGAAACCCGGCGAACGGGTAGTCTTCTACGGCAAAGAGACAGGATTACTCCTTGGCGATGGCGGTGACGGAGTCCGTTTGCTTAAGTCAAATGGGCAGTTGGTGGATGCTTACAATTACTCTGTCGTAGATTTCCCCGATCAATCGTATTGCCGCTTGCCGGATAACGGCGGTGCGGATGATTGGAATACGAACTGTTACCCCACACCTGGATTGCAAAATTCGTTAAGCGGCACAGTGCTCAGGCCTCCCACACAGAACGATGAAGATAATCCGTTATGCCCCATTGCGGATACACTCCCGCAAGAGTTTGTCCTTGCGGAGTGCTCCCCCTTTGGCAATAACATCTGGAGCCGATATTATTGGGATAAGTTCGGTTGGTACGGCGAAAAATCCCTATTGAATGTGAATAGCAAGTGGGATGTGTACGCGGATTAA
- a CDS encoding Flp family type IVb pilin, whose amino-acid sequence MLFAPKEKGQGLVEYAIILALVSIVVIAVMRLLGPKVGNTFSSINNSLTL is encoded by the coding sequence ATGTTATTTGCTCCGAAAGAAAAAGGCCAGGGACTTGTCGAGTACGCGATTATCCTCGCACTCGTGTCCATTGTTGTGATTGCTGTCATGCGTTTGCTGGGCCCGAAAGTCGGCAACACCTTCAGTTCCATCAACAACTCTCTAACGTTGTAA
- the phnE gene encoding phosphonate ABC transporter, permease protein PhnE, translating to MDDRPATNFQLSMSGVLSALIPGLGQIVRGQRYRGVSILLGFLVMLFTVIWYGEPLWYASPIAIWLWNIWDAASLRSRSILLPILFGLLAAYSIGWRVVGIDFSKADMNRAKMIVRPMARPDFIQAKREHNQMWVPVQVPCAPEPPTAVREDNGKKATVIPDCGTVGETMIVSVSGLWPNAETNVVWNNPIGNPMMLGEGEISMLVLTTDETGSLTTTIHVPTTALVAAPDPTLPQLHRVYFDQYRPIGGYELSFIGNEVLKGAFTTVAMALIATAMAVVFAIPISFLAAHNLMSGNPISYLIYVLVRTLLNILRSIESLIIAIIFVVIVGLGPFAGALALAVHSIAALAKLYSEVIEGIDAGPIEAIRATGANWMQTVRYAVIPQIIPPFTAFTIYRWDINVRSATIIGFVGGGGIGFLLIELTRVNNMRGISSVFIAIAVIVVTLDYISAKMRERLV from the coding sequence ATGGATGATCGTCCAGCGACCAACTTTCAGTTAAGCATGAGCGGGGTTTTGTCCGCATTGATACCCGGGTTGGGGCAAATCGTCCGCGGCCAACGGTATCGCGGTGTTTCCATCCTACTTGGATTTTTGGTGATGCTTTTCACCGTGATCTGGTATGGCGAACCACTTTGGTATGCATCGCCCATCGCCATTTGGTTATGGAATATTTGGGATGCGGCAAGCCTTCGTTCACGTTCGATATTATTACCAATCTTGTTCGGCTTGTTAGCGGCGTATAGCATCGGCTGGCGTGTGGTGGGAATCGATTTCAGCAAAGCCGATATGAACCGTGCCAAGATGATCGTGCGCCCGATGGCAAGGCCAGATTTTATTCAAGCCAAACGGGAGCACAATCAAATGTGGGTTCCGGTCCAGGTCCCTTGCGCGCCAGAGCCTCCGACGGCTGTTCGTGAAGACAATGGGAAAAAGGCGACGGTCATCCCCGATTGCGGCACTGTCGGCGAAACAATGATCGTTTCAGTCAGTGGCTTGTGGCCTAACGCCGAGACGAATGTGGTTTGGAACAATCCTATCGGCAACCCAATGATGCTCGGTGAAGGCGAAATCTCGATGTTGGTGTTGACCACCGACGAGACCGGCTCGTTGACAACCACCATCCATGTGCCGACCACCGCACTTGTTGCGGCGCCCGACCCCACATTGCCTCAACTCCATCGTGTGTACTTCGATCAATATCGTCCGATCGGCGGCTACGAACTATCTTTCATCGGTAATGAAGTATTAAAAGGCGCTTTCACAACGGTTGCCATGGCGCTCATTGCTACAGCAATGGCAGTCGTTTTTGCAATTCCAATTTCTTTCCTTGCGGCCCATAACTTAATGAGTGGTAACCCAATTTCATATTTGATCTATGTGTTGGTACGCACTCTACTCAATATATTACGCTCCATCGAATCGCTCATCATTGCGATCATATTTGTGGTGATCGTAGGGCTTGGGCCATTCGCTGGTGCCCTAGCGCTGGCAGTACATTCCATTGCCGCGCTGGCTAAACTATATTCTGAAGTCATCGAAGGCATTGACGCCGGTCCCATTGAGGCCATCCGTGCAACTGGAGCCAATTGGATGCAGACCGTCCGTTACGCGGTCATCCCTCAGATCATCCCACCTTTTACAGCATTCACCATTTATCGTTGGGATATCAACGTTCGCTCAGCAACTATCATCGGCTTTGTCGGAGGTGGTGGTATCGGCTTCTTGTTGATCGAACTTACCCGCGTCAACAACATGCGCGGTATAAGCTCGGTCTTCATTGCTATTGCAGTCATTGTAGTAACACTCGATTACATCAGCGCAAAAATGCGGGAGAGGCTTGTATAG
- the phnE gene encoding phosphonate ABC transporter, permease protein PhnE, with amino-acid sequence MNKSRVIRNVLLFALLVAAFGISYNVTGVDFPRLIRDLPKGGPILKEFLSPDIFTRDIETRTIEIAFPIPCGSAPNESLVPSEGPRLVPSVNCADPRQKFTLEGFDLEPNSEVVIRWDFPDERVMTAIRTQTDENGYFTSPVEARPIAVSVDNVASQLEVDTNTPVGKLKPSQAVKDVLDAIFITIFMALLSTTVATLIAAPLSFLAASNITRKGALGTTVYYTFRSFFNLMRSYDPLLMASVFAFWLSFGAFPGALALTVVTIASLGKLFSEAIENIEAGPIEALQATGANPVQTVAYGVVPQIIPDFISFIIYHWDINIRISTIIGFVGGGGIGFYLSEQINGSHYDRAGTAIWAIVIVVWAMDFLSAEVRKRLT; translated from the coding sequence ATGAACAAATCCCGCGTTATTCGCAATGTTCTTTTGTTTGCACTATTGGTAGCCGCATTTGGGATTTCCTACAATGTCACCGGCGTGGACTTTCCGCGCCTGATCCGTGATTTGCCAAAAGGCGGCCCGATTCTCAAAGAGTTTCTTTCGCCAGATATTTTCACACGGGATATAGAAACTCGCACCATCGAGATCGCTTTCCCAATCCCTTGCGGCTCTGCTCCAAATGAAAGCCTGGTCCCGTCCGAAGGGCCTCGCCTTGTCCCAAGCGTCAACTGTGCCGACCCACGCCAAAAATTTACCCTTGAAGGCTTCGACCTCGAACCCAATTCCGAGGTGGTCATCCGTTGGGATTTTCCCGATGAGCGGGTGATGACCGCCATCCGCACACAAACAGACGAGAACGGCTATTTCACATCCCCGGTGGAGGCACGACCCATCGCTGTCTCTGTAGATAATGTTGCCAGTCAACTTGAAGTGGATACCAATACCCCAGTCGGCAAGCTAAAACCCAGTCAGGCTGTAAAAGATGTTCTCGATGCCATATTCATAACCATCTTTATGGCATTGCTTTCCACAACCGTCGCTACCCTCATCGCCGCGCCTTTGAGTTTTCTTGCCGCAAGCAACATCACGCGCAAGGGTGCCCTAGGGACAACAGTTTATTACACCTTCCGCTCTTTCTTCAATTTGATGCGCTCGTATGATCCGCTTTTGATGGCGTCAGTATTCGCATTTTGGTTAAGCTTCGGTGCATTCCCTGGCGCCCTTGCTTTGACAGTGGTCACCATTGCCTCACTCGGCAAATTATTCTCCGAAGCCATAGAGAACATAGAGGCTGGTCCAATAGAAGCTTTGCAGGCAACAGGGGCAAACCCAGTGCAAACTGTTGCCTATGGTGTTGTTCCACAAATCATCCCTGATTTCATCTCGTTCATTATCTACCACTGGGATATCAATATTCGCATTTCAACCATCATAGGCTTTGTAGGTGGAGGCGGTATTGGCTTCTACTTGAGCGAACAAATCAACGGATCCCATTATGATAGAGCTGGCACAGCCATTTGGGCCATCGTCATTGTTGTGTGGGCAATGGACTTCTTAAGCGCTGAAGTTCGGAAGCGGCTCACATAA
- a CDS encoding stage V sporulation protein S: MEMIKVSANSRTSAVAGAIAGVFRENKRAEVQAIGAGAVNQAVKALVLAIGYLKNDGLDVVCVPEFADVTIDDKVRTAIKMVIEPR, encoded by the coding sequence ATGGAGATGATTAAAGTTTCTGCTAACTCCCGTACTTCTGCTGTTGCTGGGGCAATTGCGGGTGTCTTCCGTGAAAATAAACGCGCGGAAGTGCAGGCGATTGGTGCCGGAGCGGTTAATCAGGCGGTGAAGGCTCTGGTGCTGGCAATCGGATATCTGAAGAATGATGGGTTGGATGTAGTGTGTGTACCCGAATTCGCAGATGTGACGATTGATGATAAGGTTCGGACGGCGATCAAGATGGTGATCGAGCCACGATAG
- the phnC gene encoding phosphonate ABC transporter ATP-binding protein, which yields MLKIQNITKTYPNGTKALKDVSFEVKDGEFLIVIGLSGSGKSTLLRCINRLIDPTEGKIFWDDTDITAASPSELRNIRRKIGMVFQQFNLVKRSSVMANVLSGRLGYVNPWLSLVGIWPEEEKQKAIKSLERVGIADKAFNRADALSGGQQQRVGIARALMQDPKLILADEPVASLDPVLSHSILQYLEQLNKEGITVICSLHFLDLVHRYATRVVALKDGIKVFEGSAKEIDRAKFKEIYGEEAQEVRAASL from the coding sequence ATGCTCAAAATCCAAAACATCACAAAAACCTACCCCAACGGCACGAAGGCGTTAAAAGATGTATCGTTTGAGGTAAAGGATGGCGAATTTCTGATCGTCATTGGGTTGTCAGGTTCAGGCAAATCCACCTTGCTTCGGTGCATCAACCGTCTCATTGACCCTACTGAGGGCAAGATATTTTGGGACGATACCGACATCACCGCCGCATCACCATCTGAGTTGAGGAACATTCGCCGCAAGATCGGCATGGTCTTCCAACAGTTCAACCTGGTCAAACGATCCAGCGTAATGGCGAATGTGTTATCAGGCAGGTTGGGATATGTGAATCCATGGTTGAGTTTGGTCGGCATCTGGCCGGAAGAAGAAAAACAAAAAGCGATCAAATCTTTGGAACGCGTGGGAATCGCCGACAAGGCCTTCAACCGTGCGGATGCGCTCTCCGGCGGACAACAACAACGTGTGGGAATCGCACGCGCGCTCATGCAGGACCCGAAACTGATCCTGGCCGATGAGCCGGTAGCCAGCCTCGACCCGGTTCTGTCACATTCCATTTTGCAGTATCTTGAACAACTCAACAAAGAGGGAATCACCGTCATTTGTTCTTTGCACTTTTTGGATCTTGTCCATCGGTATGCCACACGTGTAGTGGCTCTGAAAGATGGCATCAAGGTGTTTGAAGGTTCGGCCAAAGAGATTGACCGTGCCAAGTTCAAAGAAATTTACGGGGAGGAGGCGCAGGAAGTCCGCGCCGCGTCGCTGTGA
- a CDS encoding Flp family type IVb pilin — MLFAPKEKGQGLVEYAIILALVAIVVIAVMRLLGPKIGNTFSSINNSLTV, encoded by the coding sequence ATGTTATTCGCTCCCAAGGAAAAAGGTCAAGGCCTCGTCGAGTACGCGATCATTCTCGCTCTCGTCGCCATCGTTGTTATCGCTGTCATGCGCTTGCTCGGACCCAAGATCGGCAACACTTTCAGCTCCATCAACAACTCCCTGACCGTGTAA
- a CDS encoding PhnD/SsuA/transferrin family substrate-binding protein, translating to MTKRVYLLFIIAILGCSLPNVTITQPATETPLPLSSPTLDSAPLPPTAELGLAENPLILALAPSTNTPEQITAAKALADQFMQRTGYVVVTTIPDSYSALIEAFEKGNAHMALLDPTSYALAYQKGLAHAQYAVVKEKKIKYGAQFLAGRKGGFTSYFDDDAGENTADATVALAQFSEKKPCWSEETSLSGYVIPLGVLNQAQVPLRPAAFVGGQTTVVRSIYAGGICDFGASYVDARKFPSLEDEFPDLMEQVLVIWQVPEIIPYEVFVFSDQMSQSMQTLFYDLIPPIMQTDEGSAAFKTVYDIDELQAVNDGDFVEFQTLIDESRVDLYSLLRQQ from the coding sequence ATGACGAAACGCGTATACCTTTTATTCATCATCGCAATATTGGGGTGTTCTTTACCAAACGTTACGATCACACAGCCGGCGACCGAGACACCCTTACCTCTCTCCTCTCCAACTTTGGATTCCGCTCCGCTTCCTCCCACAGCGGAGCTTGGTCTGGCGGAAAATCCCTTGATCCTCGCTCTGGCCCCCTCTACCAATACCCCAGAACAGATCACCGCCGCGAAAGCGCTTGCTGACCAGTTCATGCAACGGACTGGGTATGTGGTCGTGACGACTATCCCTGATTCGTATTCCGCGCTGATAGAGGCGTTTGAAAAGGGAAATGCTCACATGGCATTGCTTGACCCAACATCATACGCGCTTGCGTATCAAAAGGGTTTAGCACATGCTCAATATGCTGTTGTGAAAGAGAAGAAGATCAAATATGGGGCGCAGTTTCTTGCGGGCCGAAAGGGTGGTTTCACATCCTATTTCGATGATGATGCCGGGGAAAATACAGCCGATGCGACTGTTGCGCTTGCACAATTCAGCGAGAAGAAACCGTGCTGGAGTGAGGAGACTTCGCTTTCAGGGTATGTGATTCCGCTTGGGGTGTTGAATCAGGCTCAGGTCCCATTAAGACCCGCGGCATTTGTAGGTGGACAGACAACAGTCGTACGGTCCATTTATGCGGGCGGCATTTGTGATTTCGGAGCATCCTATGTGGATGCTCGCAAGTTCCCGTCACTTGAAGATGAGTTCCCAGATTTAATGGAGCAGGTGCTTGTCATCTGGCAAGTGCCGGAGATCATTCCATATGAAGTGTTTGTATTTTCAGATCAAATGTCACAATCCATGCAAACTCTTTTTTATGATCTCATTCCACCCATTATGCAAACCGATGAGGGAAGCGCGGCATTCAAAACAGTCTATGATATCGATGAATTACAAGCCGTGAATGACGGGGATTTCGTTGAATTTCAGACCCTTATTGACGAATCAAGAGTTGATCTGTACTCTCTATTAAGACAACAATAA
- the phnD gene encoding phosphate/phosphite/phosphonate ABC transporter substrate-binding protein has translation MKKSLSLSFAVIVVLALALAACAPATPAPTEAPTAVPATAVPTDVPEPTATAVPELGTADNPLVMALAPSATTQELQTGGQAIADKLSELTGYTITVTVPTNYAAMIEAMGAGNAHIGWLAPVQYIVAHGNGYADVGLATVRNGSNHYGVQFVVNSDWKDKDGNGFTLYYDAATGKDTADAATALAQLADKKPCWTDPLSASGYIIPSGILKKEEVKAKAGAWVQGHPTVIKSVYLSPKGEICDFGATFIDARSNVVADFPDVNDKVQILWVTDPFIPNDNVSYASNVPADMRDKLSQALLDLASTEDGITLLKNGGYSIQGLEKVDDTFYDDFRVYLEASGVDPTTLFK, from the coding sequence ATGAAGAAATCACTAAGTTTGTCCTTTGCCGTGATCGTGGTTCTTGCGTTGGCACTGGCTGCCTGCGCGCCCGCCACCCCGGCACCCACCGAAGCACCCACAGCCGTTCCCGCCACTGCCGTTCCGACAGATGTGCCGGAACCCACAGCCACTGCCGTACCTGAATTAGGCACTGCTGACAATCCGCTCGTTATGGCGCTTGCACCTTCAGCCACCACCCAAGAACTGCAAACTGGTGGTCAGGCTATCGCCGATAAATTGAGCGAATTGACCGGTTACACCATCACAGTTACCGTGCCTACAAACTATGCCGCGATGATCGAGGCCATGGGCGCAGGCAATGCTCACATTGGTTGGCTTGCTCCTGTCCAATACATTGTTGCACATGGTAATGGCTACGCAGATGTTGGCCTTGCGACCGTCCGCAATGGCTCCAATCACTATGGTGTTCAGTTTGTTGTCAACTCCGATTGGAAAGACAAAGATGGCAATGGCTTCACACTGTATTACGATGCCGCCACCGGCAAAGATACCGCTGATGCCGCGACCGCTTTGGCGCAATTGGCCGATAAGAAACCCTGCTGGACCGACCCGCTTTCCGCTTCCGGTTACATCATTCCTTCCGGTATTTTGAAGAAGGAAGAAGTCAAGGCCAAAGCTGGCGCATGGGTTCAGGGACATCCTACCGTCATCAAATCCGTGTATCTCAGCCCAAAGGGTGAGATCTGCGATTTCGGTGCAACCTTCATCGATGCACGCTCCAATGTCGTTGCTGACTTCCCCGATGTGAACGATAAGGTTCAGATCCTGTGGGTCACCGATCCGTTCATCCCGAACGATAACGTTTCTTATGCCAGCAACGTACCTGCTGATATGCGCGACAAGCTTTCTCAGGCTCTGCTTGACCTGGCCAGCACCGAAGATGGCATTACACTTCTCAAGAACGGTGGATACAGCATCCAGGGTCTTGAAAAAGTGGATGACACTTTCTACGATGACTTCCGCGTTTACCTCGAAGCATCTGGTGTGGATCCCACAACGCTCTTCAAATAA
- a CDS encoding YdcF family protein, translating to MLKRILKFLWRVILFAGAVGLLGLLLPRLITTLYAWNKIYTADSAPSERVAIVFGAGLRYDGTPTAVLRDRVETGAALYFSGKVEKLLMSGDNRVVEYNEPESMRQYAISLGVPNEAIVLDYAGRRTYDTCYRAKAIFGVQNTILVTQKFHLARALFLCNSLGIKAVGVEANNLTYRKSSLLIWNIREQLATFTAFMDVYVDKPLPVLGQAEPIFTD from the coding sequence ATGTTAAAACGGATATTAAAATTTCTCTGGCGGGTAATTCTTTTTGCAGGAGCCGTCGGCCTGCTGGGATTACTCCTGCCACGCCTAATCACTACGCTATACGCATGGAATAAGATTTACACAGCCGATAGTGCGCCATCAGAGCGTGTTGCGATCGTCTTTGGGGCAGGGTTGCGCTATGACGGAACCCCAACTGCTGTACTACGTGACCGGGTGGAGACAGGGGCCGCCTTGTATTTCAGCGGAAAAGTTGAAAAACTCTTAATGAGCGGCGACAATAGGGTTGTGGAATATAACGAGCCAGAATCGATGCGTCAATATGCCATCTCGCTCGGGGTTCCGAATGAGGCGATTGTCTTGGATTACGCCGGTAGGCGTACCTATGATACTTGTTATAGAGCAAAAGCTATTTTTGGGGTACAAAACACCATTTTAGTAACGCAAAAATTCCACCTAGCACGGGCTTTATTTCTTTGTAATTCTCTGGGAATAAAAGCTGTTGGGGTGGAGGCAAATAATTTGACGTATCGAAAAAGTTCCCTCCTCATTTGGAATATTCGTGAGCAACTAGCCACATTTACTGCCTTTATGGATGTTTATGTAGATAAACCGCTCCCAGTTTTGGGACAAGCAGAGCCGATTTTTACAGATTGA